Within Nostoc sp. UHCC 0926, the genomic segment TTTGCTAGACAATGATTGCGTCTAGAAGCGATCGCAGCGCTGCAATTGGTAGAAGCTGGAAAAATTAACCTGGATGTCTCTGTAAAATAATATCTACCAGACTTCACTCTGGCTGATACCCAAACGGCTGATCAGATCACGATTCGTCACTTGCTGAATCATGCCAGGGGATGCGTATAGGAGGTCATGATGCAGTGATCGTCGCTCTTGAACTCGATCACGTCTTTGTATTTTCCTATTTTCTCGTCATCCGTCATAGCAGGTCCATCAGAGTTGAGCGTTAGCATGGTTTCCCCTGCATCCAATTCACCATCATATTGCCAGAGATACGTCATCATTGACCCGATCCAGGTGCCCACATACCGCTGTTTTTGTGGGTCGTAGCCCAGGGTCATCAGCGTTGTTACAGAACCACAGCCAGGCATTTCGCCCTGCCCTTCCGCCAATACCCAAAGTCTAGCCAGTGAGCAGCTTTCGCTGTGCCCAAGGCAACGCACAGTCTCTGTTCCCGTTGATTTTACGAGAGGTTGATCGGGTTCCATCATCGCTTCGATTTCATACGTCCACTCACCGACGAGTTTCTGGAGCCACTGATGTTCTTTCTTTTTGCGGTTGAGCAGGCATGGGTGAGGTTTGTTCAGCTTGGTTGGGTTCCATTGGGTTATCTCCTTTTGTGAATCATTGTGAGGTCTGATTGAGACTTGCAAGTGCAGCTGCGATTCGCCCAGATGCCTTTGGTCGTTTGTACATTCGTTCCATGTAGTCCACCAGCGTGGGGAAAGTGGCGAGTAGCTGAACTTCATTCGCCCAATCCAGTGTGTAAGCAAGCACAAAATCAGCCACTGTGACGTGTTCACCCACTACAAACTGCCGATCCAACAGATGGTTCTCTAAAACGACAGCCATACTGGTGAAGTCTTGCCGAGCGAGAGGTATTTCAGCAGGCAATCTCAACTCTTCTGGGTATATAAACGTGTGGCGAGCGATACGCCATAGCGGCTGTTCCAATTCGGTGGCAGTAAAGAGGAGCCAACGATAAAGCTGTGCTCGCAGAAGCAAGTCTGTAGGTACCAGGTTAGATTCTGGGTACTTCTCACCGAGGTACAAAGCAATGGCTACGGATTCAGTGATGATATGTTCGCCATCGATGAGTACAGGGAGCTTGCCAGTGGGATTGATGGTGAGAAAATCGGGTGTACGGTGTTCACCTGCCTGCATGTTGATGGAGATTGCTTCAAATTCCACCCCAAGTTCCTGGAGAACCCAGCGAACTCGAATTGATCGCGTGGGAGCAAATTCATAGAGTTTCATGAATCAACCTCAGTGATGTGCAAATATCTACAAATGAAACTAATCTCAGCAATATGTCTTATTGACAATAGATGAAAACAGAGCTTTAGACCGAACAACGATAATTCAAGGCTTTTGAGGATTTCTTATCCCGAACTCAGGTTATTTACAAAGGACAAAGGACAAAGGACAAAGGACGAATGACAGATGTTGGTATAGGCTCAGATGGGAATGGCACGCTTGTTAATCGCAAAGCCATGATATAACTTGCTTTTTGAGTGTGGGGAGTGTGGGGGGTAAGACTTCTTTCCCGTCCTCCCACACCTCCCACACCCTGCCCTGACGGGGTTTCAGCTTTTCAAGCGTGCCATTCGGCTCAGATGGTTTGTTCGCAGTTGATCATCCACGGTGTCCCAAACTGATCGGTCAACATGCCTTCACCGCGATGACCAGAACGTTTGCGCGATCGCCATCTTCACCTTGCCGTTT encodes:
- a CDS encoding glutathione S-transferase family protein; the encoded protein is MKLYEFAPTRSIRVRWVLQELGVEFEAISINMQAGEHRTPDFLTINPTGKLPVLIDGEHIITESVAIALYLGEKYPESNLVPTDLLLRAQLYRWLLFTATELEQPLWRIARHTFIYPEELRLPAEIPLARQDFTSMAVVLENHLLDRQFVVGEHVTVADFVLAYTLDWANEVQLLATFPTLVDYMERMYKRPKASGRIAAALASLNQTSQ
- a CDS encoding DUF1579 domain-containing protein, with the translated sequence MMEPDQPLVKSTGTETVRCLGHSESCSLARLWVLAEGQGEMPGCGSVTTLMTLGYDPQKQRYVGTWIGSMMTYLWQYDGELDAGETMLTLNSDGPAMTDDEKIGKYKDVIEFKSDDHCIMTSYTHPLA